In one Polynucleobacter sp. JS-JIR-5-A7 genomic region, the following are encoded:
- a CDS encoding tetratricopeptide repeat protein — protein sequence MLQSGLKLISSGSFMEAKSIFEEVLKNQPNHFDALQLLGALMTQLQEYPQAIELLSAAIKINPNYPNPYSSLGTALRGLKRFDEALTSYDQAINIKPDYLEAHYNRANTLVDLGRLDEALFNYDQAILIEPAFADCHHNRANVFKELGRLDEALAGYDQTILIKQDHSDAHFNRANTLVNLDRLDEALTSYCQAILIKPDNVSAYNNFANILQKLGYLNEAIANFDKALSIKPDLLEAHYNRGNTLQALKRSEEALASYNQALSIKTDYVEALLNRGNTLQALKRFEEAIASYDQTIIHNPECAEAYSNRGNALRDIGRMDEALVSFKRALMLNPEYPFLKGGVQHAKMFICDWSNFFDHIELLSQKIATNEQVVLPFINLCLMDDPELHLKVSKTYEKKSFQKIRDLGPILKRSARSKIRLGYFSPDLYSHPVSIWLAEQLENHDKSQFELFAFSFNQVKDPMRDRLEKVFDHFIEIDQMSDPEVVQLTRELGIDIAFDLCVHTSGARPSIFAMRAAPIQVSHLGYPGTSGSECIDYIISDPFGIPENFKTLYTERIAYVPCPYTYDTERQINAELLSRVQFGLPENSFVFTCQNGHQKITPETFGIWMDILKAVPDSVLWLLEPNASAKNNLIKEAIVRGVQGHRLIFSKREFALPEQEKERIGRYLASYRLADLFLDTWPYNAGTTGVDALFAGLPILTKEGKSMVSRMVTSALHGIEMPELITSSVTEYQSLAIDLATNPQYLQALKEKLIRNKSQTLLFDAPTNTRYLEAAYRKMYERYQGDIEPDHIYITT from the coding sequence ATGTTGCAATCAGGTTTGAAACTTATTAGTAGTGGTAGCTTTATGGAAGCAAAATCTATCTTTGAGGAAGTATTAAAAAATCAGCCTAATCATTTTGATGCACTGCAGCTGTTAGGCGCCTTAATGACACAACTTCAAGAATATCCTCAAGCAATAGAGTTGCTTTCTGCGGCCATTAAAATCAATCCAAATTACCCCAATCCTTACTCCAGTCTGGGTACTGCCTTGCGGGGATTGAAGCGCTTTGATGAGGCCTTAACTAGTTATGACCAAGCGATCAATATCAAACCAGACTATCTAGAGGCTCACTACAATCGCGCAAATACTTTAGTAGACTTGGGGCGCTTAGATGAAGCCTTATTTAACTATGATCAGGCTATCTTAATTGAGCCGGCCTTCGCAGATTGTCATCACAATCGCGCAAATGTTTTCAAAGAATTGGGGCGCTTAGATGAAGCCTTAGCTGGTTATGATCAAACTATTTTAATTAAGCAAGACCATTCTGATGCACATTTTAATCGCGCAAATACTTTGGTGAATTTAGATCGTTTGGATGAAGCCTTGACTAGTTATTGTCAAGCCATTCTAATTAAGCCGGACAATGTGTCGGCATATAATAATTTTGCGAATATTTTGCAAAAATTAGGGTACTTGAATGAAGCTATCGCTAACTTTGACAAAGCCCTCAGCATCAAGCCGGACCTCCTAGAGGCTCACTACAATCGCGGTAATACTTTGCAGGCACTTAAACGTTCTGAAGAAGCCTTAGCTAGCTATAACCAAGCTCTCAGTATCAAAACAGACTATGTAGAGGCTTTGCTTAATCGCGGTAATACTTTGCAGGCACTTAAGCGTTTTGAAGAAGCCATAGCCTCATATGACCAAACGATTATCCATAATCCGGAGTGTGCTGAAGCTTATAGCAATAGAGGAAACGCCTTGCGAGATATAGGTCGTATGGATGAAGCCTTAGTTAGCTTTAAGCGGGCTCTAATGCTTAACCCAGAGTATCCATTTCTAAAGGGGGGTGTGCAACATGCCAAAATGTTTATATGTGATTGGAGTAACTTTTTTGACCATATTGAGTTGCTTTCTCAAAAAATTGCCACTAATGAACAAGTTGTCTTACCGTTCATAAATCTTTGCTTGATGGATGATCCTGAGTTACACCTAAAAGTCTCAAAGACCTATGAAAAAAAAAGTTTTCAGAAGATTCGCGATCTAGGCCCTATTCTTAAAAGATCAGCTAGAAGTAAGATTCGGCTGGGTTATTTTTCCCCTGATCTTTATAGTCACCCAGTATCAATTTGGCTTGCTGAGCAGCTGGAAAATCATGATAAATCTCAATTTGAGTTATTCGCTTTTTCATTTAACCAAGTAAAAGATCCTATGCGAGATCGGCTTGAGAAGGTCTTTGATCACTTTATTGAAATAGACCAAATGTCTGATCCGGAGGTTGTGCAACTTACTCGTGAACTCGGGATAGATATTGCCTTTGATCTTTGCGTTCATACATCCGGCGCTCGCCCAAGTATTTTTGCGATGCGCGCAGCACCAATTCAGGTAAGTCATTTAGGATACCCTGGTACATCGGGATCTGAATGTATTGACTATATTATTAGTGACCCCTTCGGCATACCCGAGAACTTCAAAACCCTCTATACTGAAAGAATTGCTTATGTACCATGCCCATATACCTATGATACTGAGCGCCAAATTAACGCTGAGTTACTAAGCCGAGTGCAATTTGGCTTGCCTGAGAATAGTTTTGTGTTTACCTGTCAAAATGGTCACCAAAAGATTACTCCTGAAACTTTTGGTATTTGGATGGATATTTTAAAAGCCGTTCCTGATAGCGTGCTGTGGTTGCTAGAGCCTAATGCAAGTGCCAAGAATAATTTAATAAAAGAAGCAATTGTGAGGGGCGTTCAGGGTCATAGATTAATTTTCTCCAAGAGAGAATTCGCATTACCAGAGCAGGAAAAAGAACGAATTGGTCGTTATTTGGCAAGCTACAGGTTAGCTGATTTGTTTCTAGATACTTGGCCCTACAATGCAGGCACTACCGGAGTTGATGCTCTTTTTGCCGGATTACCAATATTGACAAAGGAAGGTAAAAGCATGGTATCGCGTATGGTTACTAGTGCCTTGCATGGAATTGAGATGCCTGAGTTAATTACAAGCTCTGTAACTGAGTATCAGTCATTAGCTATTGATCTAGCAACCAATCCTCAGTATCTGCAGGCACTAAAAGAAAAGCTTATCAGAAATAAATCGCAAACTCTTTTATTTGATGCGCCTACCAACACTCGGTACTTAGAGGCTGCATACAGGAAGATGTATGAGCGTTACCAAGGAGATATAGAGCCAGATCACATTTATATAACAACCTAA
- the flgM gene encoding flagellar biosynthesis anti-sigma factor FlgM: MKINDSLKTALNTVVEKPAASESNPTSTIGPSANSVKPPAADITKLSSQLQALQATIANSPVFDSKKVDMIRSEIESGQFTVDSGKVADGMINDAVALLKK, encoded by the coding sequence ATGAAAATTAATGATTCTTTGAAGACCGCGCTCAACACCGTAGTGGAAAAACCCGCTGCGAGTGAGAGCAACCCTACTTCAACGATTGGGCCTAGCGCTAATTCAGTAAAGCCACCTGCTGCTGATATCACTAAACTTTCTAGTCAACTACAAGCATTGCAAGCAACGATTGCAAATAGCCCTGTATTTGATTCAAAAAAAGTAGATATGATCCGCAGTGAAATTGAAAGCGGTCAGTTCACTGTTGACTCTGGAAAAGTAGCCGATGGCATGATTAATGATGCTGTTGCTCTGCTCAAAAAATAA
- the flgA gene encoding flagellar basal body P-ring formation chaperone FlgA, which translates to MHSSYETPLEFKKSADKPLFGSFFHGFETLIIGMIANVLISFLVLYPKISWAQVPPPASGQNPATNAGSPPAFQNLRIINQKVKDFLTTQSAGSPGKPEITVTPMEEGTQLTYCPSPEPFFPPNSAAWGRTTVGVRCGQPKPWTVYVQANVSIIANYVVAGAPIGQGQTISANELQLQKGDLTTLPAGIFTEFNRVIGQTARMSLVAGTVLKKEMLKMPLIVQKGQSVRVSSGGKGFSISTDGQALNEASEGELVKVKVSNGSVVTGIAKENGVVEVGGQSK; encoded by the coding sequence ATGCATTCCTCATACGAAACGCCCTTAGAATTCAAGAAAAGTGCTGACAAGCCTCTTTTTGGGTCTTTTTTCCATGGTTTTGAGACCTTAATCATTGGCATGATTGCCAATGTGTTGATCTCCTTTTTGGTGCTTTATCCCAAAATCAGCTGGGCCCAAGTTCCACCCCCAGCTTCAGGCCAGAATCCAGCCACCAATGCCGGTAGCCCGCCTGCTTTCCAGAATCTGCGCATCATTAATCAAAAAGTGAAAGACTTTTTGACCACCCAAAGCGCCGGCTCCCCTGGCAAACCAGAAATTACCGTTACTCCGATGGAAGAAGGCACGCAATTGACCTATTGCCCTTCTCCAGAGCCCTTTTTTCCTCCAAATAGTGCTGCTTGGGGCAGAACAACCGTGGGTGTGCGCTGTGGCCAACCAAAACCATGGACCGTGTATGTCCAAGCGAATGTGAGCATCATTGCGAACTATGTCGTCGCCGGAGCCCCGATCGGCCAGGGTCAAACCATCTCCGCCAATGAATTACAACTCCAAAAAGGCGATCTCACTACCCTGCCAGCTGGTATTTTTACGGAATTTAACCGAGTGATCGGTCAAACCGCCAGAATGTCGCTAGTAGCAGGCACCGTCCTCAAAAAAGAAATGCTCAAAATGCCCCTGATTGTGCAAAAAGGGCAATCTGTGAGGGTTTCTAGTGGCGGCAAGGGATTCTCGATCAGTACCGACGGCCAGGCCTTAAATGAAGCCTCAGAAGGTGAACTAGTCAAAGTCAAGGTCAGTAATGGCAGTGTTGTGACCGGAATTGCTAAAGAAAATGGCGTAGTTGAGGTAGGCGGCCAGAGCAAGTAG